In bacterium, the genomic stretch AGATAACAATATCCTTGGATTTATGCATATAATGAAATTTTAATCCATATACAGTCGAATCGATAACATGAGAAGTTAATGTTATAGTTCCCTTCTGTGCTATTTCCTCAATTAATAGCTCCGCATCCTTTTGTACTCCTTCTCCATATTCATTGATAAATCCTTCTACCATCTTCTGTGCTTCCTCTTTACTAAATGGTAGTGGCTTATCAAAGGTATTTGTCCCCATTACATAACTAAAACTACCATCAGCACGATAGAAAAGAATTTTATTCTCTTTTCTCCCCTTATACCTCCCGGGTGAATATTCAACTACTGTATTTGAAAGGGTGCCAAAAAATTTCTCCGCCATTTTCCTATAGTCATATTCCTCTTTTTCTACTATTAAAGGTGCTCCTGTGAAATTGAACACTGAAGGAATCTTACATTCAAGTCTGACATCGGCTATAGGTACATATTTCTTTTGGCGATGTGCTAAATCGTATCTATATTCTCTCCCGTGTTTATCTATATATAATTCCCCTCCCTCCTTTATTATCCTTTTATCTTTACAGCCACTGATGAAAATGAAAATAAAAATCACTACTATAAAAAGAA encodes the following:
- the yycI gene encoding two-component system regulatory protein YycI — translated: MNFKNILFIVVIFIFIFISGCKDKRIIKEGGELYIDKHGREYRYDLAHRQKKYVPIADVRLECKIPSVFNFTGAPLIVEKEEYDYRKMAEKFFGTLSNTVVEYSPGRYKGRKENKILFYRADGSFSYVMGTNTFDKPLPFSKEEAQKMVEGFINEYGEGVQKDAELLIEEIAQKGTITLTSHVIDSTVYGLKFHYMHKSKDIVILDDPKYGGDYIEASVNYKGIVIFHRRWRKVLGFKEEGRQNIISPSEALLAAVDNSYKVISYNGYKITNIDIVYHYHCWPTSERKIQVLVPYWRFKCEHMTMPGEYQYVYINAYTKEFIMCPWEKPFPYQIKYRLANVEIEE